A stretch of DNA from Candidatus Deferrimicrobium sp.:
TCACCAAGGCGATGGCCCGGGAGCTCGCTTCCCGCGCGATCACGGTGAATGCGATCGCACCGGGGTTCATTTCGACGGACATGACGCAATCGCTGCCCGAGGCGACGCGCAAGGAGTTTGCGGAACGGATCCCCCTCGGACGGTTCGGGGCCCCGGAGGAAGTCGCCGAGCTCGCGGTTTTCCTCGCTTCCGACGCGGCGGCGTACGTTACCGGGCAGGTGGTGGGCATCAACGGCGGGATGTACATGTAGCGCATATTCGACGGACGCATATCAAGGGAAAAGGGAGGAAATGGAATGCCGGTAGAACAGCGGGTTCGCGAGATCGTGGCCGAGCAACTGGAACGTGACGTGAACGAGGTTACCAACACGGCGTCGTTCATCGACGACCTGGGGGCGGACTCCCTGGACATCGTGGAGCTGGTGATGAAGATGGAGGAGGAGTTCGGGATCGAGATCCCCGACGAGGAGGCCGAGAAGATCAAAACCGTCAACGACGTGATCCAATACATCACGACGCACAAGAAATAGCCGCAAGCCCCGGCAGGCCCTGATCGCAGGGGGCGCGGGCGGAAGGAACGACATGCGCAGAGTGGTCGTCACGGGACTGGGGGCGGTGACCCCCCTTGGCTTGGATGTCCGGAGCACGTGGGACGCGATTCTCGCCGGTACGTCGGGCGTTGGACCGATCACGCGGTTCGACGCGAAGGATTTTTCCACGACCATCGCCGCCGAGGTGAAGGGATTCGATCCCGAGAAGTTCATCGACAGGAAAGAGATCAAGCGGATGGACCCGTTCATCCACTACGCCATGGCGGCCGCGCACATGGCGATGGAGGACTCGGGGCTGGCGATCGACGCCGCGCTGGCGCCGAAGGCGGGCGTCTACATGGGAAGCGGGCTGGGGGGGCTCTCCACCCTCGAGCGGTACCACCAGGCGTACATGGAGGGCGGGCCGAGGAAGATCAGCCCCTTTTTCATCACGATGCTCATCTCCAACCTCGCCCCCGGGCACATCGCAATGCGGTACGGCGCCAAGGGACCGAACATCGCCACGACGACGGCATGCGCGGCGTCCAGTCACGCGATTGGAGAGGGGATGCACGCGATCCGCAGCGGGGTGTGCGACGTTGTGATCGCGGGCGGCGCCGAGGCGACGATCACCCCGCTCGGACTGGGCGGATTCTGCACCATGAAAGCCCTTTCCACCCGGAACGACGATCCCGGGGCCGCTTCGCGCCCCTTCGACAAGGACCGGGACGGCTTCATCATG
This window harbors:
- the fabF gene encoding beta-ketoacyl-ACP synthase II gives rise to the protein MRRVVVTGLGAVTPLGLDVRSTWDAILAGTSGVGPITRFDAKDFSTTIAAEVKGFDPEKFIDRKEIKRMDPFIHYAMAAAHMAMEDSGLAIDAALAPKAGVYMGSGLGGLSTLERYHQAYMEGGPRKISPFFITMLISNLAPGHIAMRYGAKGPNIATTTACAASSHAIGEGMHAIRSGVCDVVIAGGAEATITPLGLGGFCTMKALSTRNDDPGAASRPFDKDRDGFIMGEGSAILILEELEHARSRGAKIYAEALGYGASADAYHVTAPAPGGEGAVRAMAAALADAGVPASVIDYINAHGTSTSYNDMYETMAIKTVFGERAKSIPVSSTKSMTGHLLGAAGAIEGMFCCLALQQGVIPPTMNYTTPDPECDLDYVPNAPRRQAIRYAMSNSFGFGGTNSVLLFGRIEA
- the acpP gene encoding acyl carrier protein, which translates into the protein MPVEQRVREIVAEQLERDVNEVTNTASFIDDLGADSLDIVELVMKMEEEFGIEIPDEEAEKIKTVNDVIQYITTHKK